The Methylosinus sp. H3A genome has a segment encoding these proteins:
- a CDS encoding lipopolysaccharide biosynthesis protein, with protein sequence MKRIIEVLKAVRSRDTRGFRMLRYTLMSIFTRGTGTLANFFILPFMVSYLGPDRYGVWATLSSLMIWFSLADGGVTAGATALIAHAHGADDRIEVRKLLSTTYAVASSASLILVIAAIYASPHINFGWALNISSQPLQMEARDVANVILYLGAMSFPTAVATQARAALQQGDVAKQWEFISIILTICMQIIAIYLQSSMGIVVFATLGVRPLVNIVASVYFFMNEGRDIRPHWKFVEWSVCRRLYASGSIYLSFISLQALAVQSDQVLVAQLLDIESVADYSIVQKILTAPSLVTDMYLLAQMPAYGEAFARGDFGWVRRHFIISNIVIIIFNALVSCVIVVVLDNILATWMGGAINPSPLLVTSMAVYGTVSAVAHGFTGFFYMATIHRMVLFGQLGMVVINLPLAIILIPRIGSAGAVIATSIGYSIAVIAPGIWKIIGLFRDFSEVQTRLAERGSNKSAALTE encoded by the coding sequence ATGAAACGCATTATTGAGGTATTGAAAGCGGTGCGTTCCAGGGATACACGCGGCTTTCGCATGCTTAGATACACGCTGATGTCGATTTTCACCCGGGGAACCGGAACCCTAGCAAATTTTTTTATCCTACCGTTCATGGTAAGTTATCTCGGACCCGATCGTTATGGTGTTTGGGCCACTCTCAGTTCGCTAATGATTTGGTTCTCTCTCGCCGACGGCGGGGTTACCGCCGGCGCAACGGCGCTAATCGCTCACGCCCACGGCGCAGATGACAGAATCGAAGTTCGAAAACTTCTTTCCACGACATATGCCGTCGCTTCTAGCGCGAGTCTTATTCTCGTAATTGCCGCAATTTATGCAAGTCCGCATATCAATTTTGGCTGGGCGTTGAATATATCAAGCCAGCCACTGCAAATGGAAGCGCGTGATGTTGCAAATGTAATTCTATATTTAGGGGCAATGTCATTTCCAACAGCTGTCGCAACTCAGGCTCGCGCGGCGCTTCAACAAGGCGACGTCGCGAAGCAGTGGGAATTTATATCTATTATATTAACAATATGTATGCAGATTATAGCAATATACCTTCAGTCTAGCATGGGAATAGTTGTATTTGCAACACTAGGCGTACGCCCACTTGTAAATATTGTTGCCTCTGTATATTTTTTCATGAATGAGGGGAGGGATATCCGACCTCATTGGAAATTTGTCGAGTGGTCCGTGTGCCGACGCCTCTATGCCTCTGGGTCGATTTACCTAAGTTTTATATCATTGCAGGCCCTCGCCGTTCAGTCAGACCAAGTGCTTGTAGCGCAACTACTAGACATCGAATCCGTAGCGGATTACTCTATAGTTCAGAAAATACTCACGGCTCCGTCATTGGTAACCGATATGTATTTGCTTGCCCAAATGCCAGCTTATGGCGAGGCTTTCGCGAGAGGTGATTTTGGGTGGGTGCGCCGTCATTTTATAATCTCAAATATTGTTATTATAATATTTAATGCGCTTGTGTCTTGCGTCATCGTTGTTGTATTGGACAACATTCTCGCCACCTGGATGGGAGGAGCAATCAATCCGTCGCCTTTGCTGGTCACCAGCATGGCGGTTTACGGGACCGTCTCCGCGGTCGCGCATGGGTTCACAGGTTTTTTCTACATGGCGACGATCCACCGCATGGTGCTGTTCGGCCAGCTCGGGATGGTGGTTATCAATCTACCTCTAGCGATCATTCTCATTCCGAGGATTGGCAGCGCTGGTGCGGTCATAGCAACCAGTATTGGATATTCAATCGCCGTCATTGCGCCCGGCATTTGGAAGATCATCGGTCTTTTCCGTGATTTTTCCGAGGTGCAAACACGCTTGGCCGAGCGCGGCTCAAACAAGAGCGCCGCGTTGACGGAGTGA
- a CDS encoding class I SAM-dependent methyltransferase, whose product MDFFRRKIAPAIARPGRWLDAGCGSGFFSRLLANRERHFTGLDASTPMINSARRLAKRYGLSDMTQFETVADLDRLSFADGSFAGCICLSVIEYLDRPYQCLDELARVIEPGGFLIVSVPHANSPLRFAQRLADRRFRWSCSGAWSYLSVSKFETTPPALEKAFFERGFKVKEMFEFDPLIPAPLLRVFPPSLIFAIAVKNGVTVSERTVERDDEMESRRTLFARRFWCNRFMKGEKRRRYRPGYAASVAFQISGARFSLMPRLPSLNSLFRIRCMSSIPTIVLEAVRNRFNRNVGRKRSLRSCWHPWTVSKVSSMSSVMRSGTRWNDSQ is encoded by the coding sequence GTGGACTTCTTTCGACGCAAGATCGCGCCGGCGATTGCGCGGCCTGGCCGTTGGCTGGATGCTGGCTGCGGCAGCGGCTTTTTCTCGCGCCTCTTGGCTAATCGAGAGAGGCATTTTACAGGTCTCGACGCTTCGACGCCCATGATAAACTCCGCCCGACGGCTCGCTAAGAGATACGGCCTTTCCGATATGACGCAATTCGAAACGGTGGCGGACCTCGATCGACTCTCCTTTGCAGATGGATCTTTCGCGGGTTGCATATGCCTTAGCGTGATCGAATATCTCGATCGGCCATATCAGTGCCTGGATGAATTGGCACGGGTCATCGAGCCAGGTGGATTTTTAATCGTTTCCGTGCCACATGCGAATTCCCCGCTTCGATTCGCGCAACGCCTTGCGGATCGACGATTCCGATGGAGTTGCTCTGGCGCATGGAGCTATCTGTCCGTTTCGAAATTCGAGACCACTCCGCCCGCACTCGAGAAGGCCTTCTTTGAGCGCGGCTTCAAAGTCAAAGAAATGTTCGAATTCGATCCTTTGATTCCAGCGCCTCTGCTGCGTGTTTTCCCGCCGAGCCTCATATTCGCCATAGCAGTCAAGAATGGGGTGACCGTCTCGGAGCGAACCGTCGAGCGCGACGATGAGATGGAATCTCGGAGAACGCTATTCGCACGACGGTTCTGGTGCAACCGTTTCATGAAAGGCGAGAAACGGCGCCGGTATCGGCCGGGCTATGCAGCGAGCGTGGCATTCCAGATATCGGGCGCACGGTTCTCGTTGATGCCGAGACTTCCAAGTTTGAACTCGCTTTTCCGGATCCGGTGCATGAGTTCAATCCCGACGATAGTGCTCGAGGCGGTTCGGAACCGTTTCAATCGGAACGTTGGACGCAAGCGAAGCTTGAGGAGCTGCTGGCATCCGTGGACGGTGTCGAAGGTGTCGTCGATGTCGAGCGTGATGCGCTCTGGAACGCGATGGAACGACTCGCAATAG